The Cyprinus carpio isolate SPL01 chromosome B22, ASM1834038v1, whole genome shotgun sequence genome contains the following window.
GCTAAATATAGCAGgcttgttttgtttctaattgaatcagccgtttttaatgaatcatttgatttgaacgattcaataaatcattGATCAAAACAGGGGCTTGCttccacctactggtggttttattgtcatcattatttatccatgacaggcctaaaccagccatGGTTTTagcacaaaagcacaaaatattgtttaattatcaatattgaccaaaatttaTCCATTTCAGGCCCAATAAGggataaaaaagtattaaaataatagttcaatAAGGATATTTTTCATcgaataaaaacctttttaaaaattagacaaattttgtaatcattatgtaaaattagctacaggaCCCACATAACCACTCCCCAAACCCAAATACTATCCCCCctgaatttttttacatttcgaCCACTGGATATACAGATATAGAGTATTTAACTGTAACTGGACTAGGCTAACTAACAACTAACTACTAACTACCAACACCCCTATTTCattattttggttaaaaatgttcattaacagCAGTATTTAACATAATACTTAACATTTAGATAAAAAGCTGGGACATCTGGACAACGTTTAAATTGAatcagaaaattatatttatactggTTAGTTTAAAAGAATGAACTGAATCATTCATGATGTGTTCCAAGTGCTAGAGTAAGTCCATATCTTTTGTTTGAAAAAGTAAACAACTTTCGGCTATTCAACTTTTCGGTTTCGgctatatttatttagaactcCGGCATTCAAAAGCAGTTTTTAAAGGAAGGATAAAGGATGAAAAGGAATGAGTGAAAAACAAAACCCACACAAATACTCTGTAAACAGGGTCATTCACGGTATCTCATATTGTGTCTTTCCAGTCTTGTTTTATCCCCCTTTCCAAGTCCTCTCTCTCATCActcactaattaaaaaaacattcttataataataaaacataattataacaaaaaaaaaaacaaaaaaatgtcaaaattaacgtcataataataacaattaataataacaaaataatcatcTACTCATTCAGCTAggcattcattcatcattcatggCTTATAAATAAAACAACGCTGAGCCAAACCCAGagggagtgtgtgtctgtgtgtgttggagTGATACCTGTGTGGTAATTTTTGGGTGTGTGTAAGCATGCTGGTGTTCACATGTCTGTCGAAAGGCTAAAAGAGTGCCGTAAATCATCAGACTGACTTAATGtcaaaaggatagttcacccaaaaattcaaattaccccatgatttactcaccctcaagccaggtgtatatgactttcttatttcagatgaatacaatcggagttatataaaaaaaatgccctggctcttccaagcattatataatggcagtgaatggcgtttaagattttaaagtgcaataagagtgcataaatccatcataagaaagtgctccacacagctccggggggttaataaaggccctATGAAGCAAATCAATgcaattttgtaagaaaaatattcagatttataactctataaaccgtaatctctagcttctgctaactgtggTGTTCCAGTGGATGACTTAGTACATAGGCATATGAATTTGTTCTAAGTGTGTTTATATAGAGAAACCAAATctagataaaaatgaaaaataaaaacaatatatatatatatatatacacacacacacaaaaaaaaaaacaatatatatatatatatacacacacacacacacacacatatatactgtatatatatatttttttctctccatacaattaaaaacaaacaaagttgtTTGTAATTAAATCAGTGACTAAGACTAAGATCACTCTGATGTGTGACCTACGAAGAAAACAAAAGTCTTGATGACATTCAGCTCTGTTTCACCTGTGACCTCCTTCTGCACCTCATGCCATCCCCGTCAAACCTGTTTTCATGCAATCAGTTCTGACAGAAGATTGGCAAAGAAGTACATGAACcctgaaacaaataaagaaagagtgagagagagaaatgtcaAACCCTTAGGAGGCCCCATGCCTTCCTGTGATGAAGATAGATTTTTAGGTTTATTGCAAAATTCCTTTCATGCCGGTGGGATTGAGCATATGCCAGAGAAGAAAGGGGGAATGAAAGGAGGGTGAGAGAAGACAGGAGAGAAAAGACGGGAAGGTAGAAACCCCCTTTAAAGAAAGCTCTAGATTCTGTTCAAAAGTCAAGCATCCTGCAGAGAGTCCAAACACATTATATAGCAAGAAGGAAGGTGGAATGGAAAGCCAAAACATACAAGAGATGTTTAAAACTGCAGCTGAAAGTACAGTGCCTAAAATAtcaaagacaaaatatatatcaaataagcTGGAGAGGGAAACCAAATGATGAATTATGACTAAGATGAAACAGTAgaataattacagttttaataattGGACCAAATTGAATCATAGGGCAAACTCATAcatactcactctctctcctATCCCTCCAGGAAAGTCGAGCTTAAGCTGTTTACCTTaagcccgggacacaccaagccaacttcaaaaaaaattagaatataaaaaagCCGACAGTGTTGTCACCTCACGTCGGCAGCGTTGGATCAAAAAGCTGCACTCATACACACCCCACAGACTACAGCCGACAGTAACCTAACACGTGTGTTCTACGCATGTGTGAGAGGAATtaactgtctatatcagcagctatcGATACCtatatattcgtcattcaaaaggagaaactgaaacaaacaaatacgataaaaactcaaataaactaaatcatATAATAAAGCAACGAAAAcataccattttgaatatcaattacgttgataactttaatcattttaagcggctcatgttgttatgaaaacattcgcatgttagaatgattgggaaagatcacgtaacatttaaacagccttctgtctgtaccgccttCATTTATGTGCTTGTTTTCACCACTTTCGCTTCAATTCTGGGGCACTGACTCGTTTGCTAAattgaacatccaatcagagctctcactcaAACATGTTGAATCGGGCGAAATGCCATCGACGTGAGCCCGAAGAGagccgacgagtggaacacaccaaacaaactagcccaaACGTTGACTTGGTGTGTCCAGGCCTTTAAGAACATAGTAGCTAGTTTCTAGCTGATCCCAGCTGGCAATCAGCTAGTAGACCAACTTATACCAGCAACAAACTAGCTGGTCAAGCTGATTTTTGGAAAGTGATGCCTGGTCGACCAGCCAATGACTAGCGTGGACCAGCTAATAAGTAGATATCATGTTCAAACAGGCTTCTTCTATCAGATcagattaaaacaaaacagagtgAGAAACTATAATCACAAGCTTTCCTAATAACCAAGCCATTGCCCTTCAACAGGAGGAGGGAACGAAGGGGCAGAGAAAAAGATAAATGGTTGATGTGAGAAAAAGAAGCTAACAAAAGGAAACTCGGACAGAAAACAAGGATGAAAAGAGTGAGCGTACCTGCCAAACAAATGGTTGTTCAGCTCCCTCAATAGACTGGCCCTTTAGCAGCCAGGACTCTTGTTGGAACAGTAAACTATTCTTTGtactcacaaacatacacattgTTATATCAGCAGTGGAGAAGATGGCAGAGGCTTGGCCTAGGCCTTTGTTCACTAGAAAATCAAAGAGATTGTTGAACAATCACCAAAAAGGGATACACACAATATAACACAAGGACTTTCATTGAAAGTTAAGGGGCACCACTTAAGCTAGCAATTATTTGCACGTTTAGAAAGCTACTTATGTTTAGACAATATAAGTTGTGTCAATGAAGAATCTCCAGGTTTGTGTGTGCTGGGCTTTGAAACGCTGGGTGGGCTGCTCTGAGGACATATTTTGGGATGAGGTCTAAACTCTCTGAGAAGACCTCATTAAGCAAACAGTGGAAAGAGTGAAACTGAGTGCAAGGCAGGTCAACAGACATTCGGTCAGCTGGGCCATATACCACAGCCATTGTTGGATGATCACAGAAAATGTTGAAGGAAAATAAAGACAAAGTTTTTTAGCCACACAATGAAACAACCTTCAATAATAGTGCAGAGAGTCATGCACCTATTTATTCATCTTAACTAAGGAGGCATCAGTGACTAACTCAGAACTGACTCAAAAACACTTTACAAACTTTCTGCCACAGCATTTCAAACCAAGCTTCTTTTTTTACCTGCAGtatttgtgtaatttaaatatcataaagtTACATTGGGCATGACAATTGTGGTCATCACAACTGGATGATAGCCCTGTAGgatggttgttttgttttctctgtgtaaGGATGGAGTTTTAAAGCCTTGACAAAAGCTTCAAGTGTGCCATTTTCTCTTTGCAAGCCATATAAAGGAATTGTTCAAAACTGGTTTTGGTTCAGGacccaaattttacattttgcatagtCCCAAAAGAATACCAAAATGGTTTAGCAAGGAGAACCATCTGAACATCAAACactgaaatgtttattattaatattaccatGATCTGCATAGGTCAGGGGTGTCCAGCCTTGCTACTTGAGGGCCCCAATCTGCTCCATCTATGAAAGCTTATAGTAGAGGCCCTTAAAACAAAACCTTGATTtgctgtttcaggtgtgtttaattagggttggagttaaAATCTTCAGGACTGGACAGGACAGTAGTCCTCCAGGAGTAGGACTGGACACCCATGTCAAAGGCCCAATAATGTGCAAACTCATATATACAATACAAGATCATCTATGTAAGTTTTGACATtgggtttctgttttttttttctattgcagGATTCAATCACAAAGGCTAGGCAGTGATCAATGATGCGGCCATTATCTCCCCTGTTTCATCTCATTTTGTTTCACTTACTCTGTGGATCTCTGACCAGCAGATGTCCTCAAGATTGCACTTGCAACCCCATTGGTGCTATCTTCTGCGTCCAGCAGAACTTGAGCAACATGCCTCGTGGCCTCCCCTCGTCCACAAAGAACCTGTACGTCTTTCAGAACAACCTCAACACATTGCAGCAGCAGGACTTTACAGAGCTTGGCGAGCTTAGAATGCTGGACTTGAGTCAGAATGCCCTCGGTGAAATCCCTGATGGGGTGTTCAGCCCACTCTCCTCTCTAAACAACCTTGATCTCTCTTCAAACCACATCACCCACATTTCCAAAGACAGCTTTGCTGGACTGGTCAACCTGGAAAGGCTGTATCTCTACAGCAACCGCATTCAGAGCATTCACCCAGCTGCATTTGAGGGACTAGACAACCTACTGGAGCTGAAACTACAGGGGAATCAGATTAGTGTGTTGCCAGCTTTGCAACTGCCCAAGTTGCTCCACTTGGACCTTAGTTATAATAGTATCCCACCTATTGGACCTAAAGATTTACAGACACCACACCTTGAGTCTCTTAAAATAGCTGGACTGCGGCTGACCAGTCTGGATGAGGAGCTGCTAAGCAGCCTGGTGAACCTACATGTTCTGGATGTTTCCCAGAACCTGCTTGTAGAGATTCAACCTGCACTGAAGGCAATGGGGGGCCTACGAAACCTAAATTTAACTGGTAATCCCTTGGGATCCATAAAACGAGAAGACTTCCGAAATTTGGTTAATTTGCTAGAGCTTGACTTGAGCAACATTAATTTGCAAGGCTTCCCCGAGGGCTTCTTCAACCTTTTCCCCAAACTTGAGAAGCTCACTGCGGCAGAAAACCCCTTTAACTGCCTCTGCCCACTGGCCTGGTTTCCAGCATGGGTAAAGGATGCTCAAATAGAACTGCTGAGAATGGAGGAGACTCGTTGCCACTTTCCACCAATAAACTCAGGAAAGTTTTTAGCAAAGTTGGAGCATAAAGATTTTGGCTGTCCCACTACGACCATTGTGTTAACAAGTGCAGGGACAAGCAGTACTACAAGCAAGCCCATAAACTCCACCACACCATCAGACACAACACACGCCATTCCCCCGGTGCCACCAAGTGAGATGCCCTCAGCAGAAACAGACAGCTTCCCTCTTTCCCAGACCACTGCCTTCCCCAGAGAAATCATAGAAGATTCTGAAGAAGAGGACATTATATGCCCCTCCAATATCTGTCTAAATGGGGGAACATGTGTATTTGACTCAAATGGGGCAGTTGTTTGCCTGTGTCCACCTTCAATGTCAGGACTCTACTGTGAGATTCAAAATCCAAGCTTCTTTCCTCCACCTTCGCCAAGAGTTTCTATCGAGACCATTGCTACAGTCCACCCCAACACAATCAGCTCCCTTCACATAACCAGCACTTCCATTTCATTAGACCTTCACCGTTACATCCAAACACGACCACACATCCGAGGAATCCGTCTGACCTACAGAAACTTGTCAGGCCCCGACCGACGGCCACTACAGCTGAATGTGCCTCCAACTTACCCTGAATACACGCTTAGAGGGCTGCAGCCAAATAGCACCTATTCTGTATGTGCTAGTCCTCTGGGAGAGCCTGTCCATGTCTCGGTTAGTGCCTGCATGGAGGCTCGCACTACAGGAATCTCACACTCCTCCCACGTGCCAAGTTTTAACAAGACTGAACCTTCTTCCTCTCTCATACCCATCGTGGCAGCTGTGGCAGTGGTGATGGTTGTGGCCATTGTAGCTACTGTGGTGGTTACCCGTCACAGGAGGAGATCCAAGGCTCCAGTAGATATGGACTTACATGAGACATCTCCTCTGGAGTTAGAGGGAGTAAAAACCAGTCCAGAGAATGGTCTGACACATCCGAAACAACCCGACATCACCCCTTGCCCATCTTTAGTGCAAAATACCATTGAATACGAGGCACCTTTAATACAAGGACAGTGTCCAGCCAACAATAATGTAGCTTGTACAAAACCTTTGTATGTGTAAAAACCATATTGCGCTATTCATACCTCCAGCCCACAGAGGGCAATGTGCTCCATGACTCCTGCAGGCGGGTGCGATGTAGACACTAGATAGACTCTGGTGGGTTGGtgaacattttaatgcatcccaGCCAACTGACTGCCAGTATTTAAACCAGGTGCATTTGCCATCAACATTTTTACAGATGCCTTAAAGTGCCCTTTATAACCATAAATATCAGACTCTATCAAGAATTTCTCTCTGAGAAGTGGCCAGACATTACTGAACACAGTTTGATAGACTGGAAAACAGGTTTCTTTAAAGGTTGCTCATTAATTGTGTAGCTGGCTCTGGAGTCAGCTACACGAGTCAGCCTGGACGCCTGGACTTTTTTTGTCCAGAAACAAATTGCACTGATCAGAGACACTGGGACTGTGCCTAAGAGGTGCCTAGAGAAGCTGAAAGTGATCAGCCTCTTAAAAGATGCTTCAAACAGGTTTTAAACATCCCTCTGTTCCTCTACCCCATCTGTCCTGCACAGGAGATTATTTACTGTGagaaaaaacccccaaaacaaaacaaaaaaaaaaacatgaagagaCATTTTCTTACATTGTCTAGTTTACGCTGTTATGTTCAAGCTgtgttattatgtttttgtatttttaaaggaacagttcaccaagaATAAATTCTGGTATtgacttgccctcatgtcattccaaaccaattGTCttccatgaataaaaaaaaaaactaaattttgtaGAAAGAAACTCACATGAGTTTGGGAAGAGTTTATGAGAGTAAATGAAAtctaaatttttgggtgaacaattttttttaaagtgccaaTTCTGTGTCGCTTTTTGTGTTtagttgttgtgtttgttttgacttGTAAACATGAGACTGTAGCAAACATTCTTTCTCCTCTCACTTGAGTGCAACAAGTTAAAATGCTTTTacttgtaaatgtaaacaaactcacTTTACATGAGTGAAGTCTTCATCCTGCGtctgacaaagaaacactttgcAAGACTATAAACACCGCAGCCATTTTTGACCTCAAACTAATTTTACACATTAACAAACACACTAGTACTATTTAATGATATGGATAACAAACGCTTTTaacaaaggtgtttttttaagTGACAGCTTTCTAAAAATGTCCTGTACTCATGCTTCATGGGCGCCAAACACAAGCTAGGGGAAGTCTTcaaagccagtttttttttttctatttgttgcCAAGCTGAATGCAGATGGCTTTGCTCATTTGTTTCAAGCAGACTATGAAAACTAACAAAAGCTTCCTTGGTAGAGTGATGGTATCAGGTGCTAATACCATGGTACTTGCATATATACCAGGGTACggaatgattaaaaaatactatgccaaaaaaatatttttcaacttgattttaatttttaatttaatttgttaagcTGAATTAATCAGCTTCCCCATGAATCGTCATTAAGTGTTTACGTCAGAAAATAATATAACAAGACCCATGTACAACAAGACTGAGTTTTTCTGTGTGAAAGTGCAAATGTGTTTAAGCCAAAAGTGTCATTGTGGAATTGCATGTTTATGAGCATTATCAGCGCAGTAAAGTTGTGTTAAGAGAAATGGAGCCAGTAATCTAATCCAAAGTGAGGAAAGGTCAACTGTCAAATTCTCCCCACTCTCAGCAGCCCCTTTTTTTAGCCCTGCACCACATATTTGTGACCGTATGAAGTGTGTGCGTTGAAGATGTCAGCATCTAGCACATCTAAATGTTTGAACTGGAAAGAGGAACTGCTTTAAACAGCATGAGggacttttaaatattttaaaaatgttcaaaaccgCTTTCAAGTCTCATGCTCGCTTTGGATGCTTgttgtttctctcttttattgTGCACAAAGCCAagtcttctctctctttttttttgtatgtaaaaatgtgtactttttggAAGAAAAATGTGACATCTGTtgagaaaataaaatggaaaaaacactCTTCTGTGACTGTTACTCCCTACCAAAATGTTATGCTTGTACTCTGTAATTAAAACAGCATGTCCACAAAGCTAGAATTTAATCTAACTTTGCTGaactggggggtattccagaaagcaggttatgtgacatacccgggtatgtttaagagtaagtaagcggataacctcaactttcggttccaaaaaaggaggtaactttcagggtatgttagtagtcatagcaacacactctctgaacttaaccagggttagttcacttcagcgagccttcagtgggcgtgacagatagcgcacaacattatataatatgtaatatagcctgtttttatatatatatatatatatatatatatatatatatatatatatatatatgatatgttaatgaggaagcgctaatataagtaataaataaggtaatata
Protein-coding sequences here:
- the LOC109046656 gene encoding vasorin-like, encoding MMRPLSPLFHLILFHLLCGSLTSRCPQDCTCNPIGAIFCVQQNLSNMPRGLPSSTKNLYVFQNNLNTLQQQDFTELGELRMLDLSQNALGEIPDGVFSPLSSLNNLDLSSNHITHISKDSFAGLVNLERLYLYSNRIQSIHPAAFEGLDNLLELKLQGNQISVLPALQLPKLLHLDLSYNSIPPIGPKDLQTPHLESLKIAGLRLTSLDEELLSSLVNLHVLDVSQNLLVEIQPALKAMGGLRNLNLTGNPLGSIKREDFRNLVNLLELDLSNINLQGFPEGFFNLFPKLEKLTAAENPFNCLCPLAWFPAWVKDAQIELLRMEETRCHFPPINSGKFLAKLEHKDFGCPTTTIVLTSAGTSSTTSKPINSTTPSDTTHAIPPVPPSEMPSAETDSFPLSQTTAFPREIIEDSEEEDIICPSNICLNGGTCVFDSNGAVVCLCPPSMSGLYCEIQNPSFFPPPSPRVSIETIATVHPNTISSLHITSTSISLDLHRYIQTRPHIRGIRLTYRNLSGPDRRPLQLNVPPTYPEYTLRGLQPNSTYSVCASPLGEPVHVSVSACMEARTTGISHSSHVPSFNKTEPSSSLIPIVAAVAVVMVVAIVATVVVTRHRRRSKAPVDMDLHETSPLELEGVKTSPENGLTHPKQPDITPCPSLVQNTIEYEAPLIQGQCPANNNVACTKPLYV